In the Gasterosteus aculeatus chromosome X, fGasAcu3.hap1.1, whole genome shotgun sequence genome, one interval contains:
- the phf21ab gene encoding PHD finger protein 21A isoform X14 — protein MLQVDAFPPGDGVKQADRSAGRLTGSMMELQMLQEALKVEIQIHQKLVAQMKQDPQNADLKKQLHELQAKITALSEKQKKVVEQLRKELLVKQEPDAKLQLHVQTPPAGGDMKPGNLLQSQQIPGGLQQTLAVTPVLTAKTIPLVLKAAAAPPGSVLPHRPPAVAMVTTAIPKPDLQNAPINLQVVSKLTNQSSEPVRLVSKNAMVVRPKPATPTNVHIAPAPPPPMMAAPQLLQRPVMLATKLSSSLPSAPPIHQVRIVNGQPCGKAGAAPLTGIVITTPVTASPARLASPAQVLGLTPILTPTPAKPIQISSLIAEPKTVKAAGGAEQKVVVSISSSSSSSPPLSLPPPRTKKEENPEKLAFMVSLGLVTHDHLEEIQSKRQERKRRTTANPVYSGAVFEPERKKSAVSYLNSPLHQGTRKRANEDSLSKGDIHEDFCTVCRRSGQLLMCDTCSRVYHLDCLDPPLKTIPKGMWICPKCQDQILKKEEAIPWPGTLAIVHSYIAYKEAKEEEKQKLMKWSAELKLEREQLEQRVKQLSNSITKCMETKNSILARQKDMHLSLEKVKHLIRLIQTFKFNRALSETVKEVDARGRDASEGPAFGCEAALGADCAEKAKAGSPPTGGDADGVNAPEDKDPRMAADARDTDSQAVQKDGVAPPVDKSLDKGAEAKAKPGNGAAETTVQVEVAAGAEVKAAPVADILVPSEVATPATTNGTVVPARPNVSPAAACPAAAPHANATNSENKMAAANPLETAVEKKQEEVTDADGSNNNSKTSEPSQNSLPALVSNLDDKK, from the exons ATGCTTCAGGTGGATGCGTTTCCTCCTGGAGACGGTGTTAAG cagGCTGATCGATCGGCTGGCAGACTGACTGGATCCATGATGGAGCTCCAGATGTTACAGGAGGCCCTGAAGGTGGAGATCCAGATCCACCAG AAACTGGTTGCCCAGATGAAGCAGGACCCTCAG AACGCAGATCTGAAGAAGCAGCTCCACGAGCTTCAAGCCAAGATCACGGCCCTCAGTGAGAAGCAG aagaAGGTGGTGGAGCAGCTGAGGAAGGAGTTGTTGGTGAAACAGGAGCCAGATGCGAAGCTGCAGCTGCACGTCCAAACTCCTCCAGCAGGGGGTGACATGAAGCCGGGCAACCTGCTGCAGAGCCAGCAGATACCTGGAGGACTGCAGCAG ACCCTGGCGGTCACGCCGGTCCTTACCGCAAAGACTATACCTCTGGTGCTGAAAGCTGCTGCCGCCCCGCCCGGCTCCGTCCTGCCTCATCGCCCGCCCGCTGTCGCCATGGTAACCACGGCTATTCCCAAACCTGACCTGCAGAACGCTCCTATCAACCTACAGGTGGTCAGCAAGctgaccaatcagagctcaGAGCCGGTGCGACTGGTGTCAAAGAACGCAATGGTG GTCAGGCCGAAGCCAGCCACACCCACGAATGTGCACATCGCCCCGGCCCCTCCGCCCCCCATGATGGCAGCCCCCCAACTGCTCCAGAGGCCCGTCATGTTGGCCACCAAGCTGTCGTCCTCGCTGCCCTCGGCGCCCCCCATCCACCAGGTCCGCATCGTCAACGGGCAGCCATGCGGCAAGGCCGGCGCCGCCCCGCTGACGGGCATCGTCATCACAACGCCGGTGACTGCTAGCCCCGCCCGCCTCGCCAGCCCCGCCCAGGTGCTGGGCCTCACGCCCATCCTCACCCCGACCCCCGCCAAGCCCATTCAGATAAGCAGTCTGATCGCCGAGCCCAAG ACTGttaaagcagcaggaggagcagagcagaaGGTCGTCGtcagcatctcctcctcctcctcttcctctcccccgctgtctctgcctcctcccAGAACCAAGAAGGAGGAGAACCCAGAG AAACTGGCCTTCATGGTGTCTCTGGGCCTTGTGACACACGACCACTTGGAAG AGATTCAAAGCAAAAGACAGGAGCGCAAGAGGAGAACGACGGCCAACCCGGTGTACAGCGGCGCAGTGTTCGAGCCCGAG AGGAAGAAGAGTGCAGTGAGCTACCTGAACAGCCCTCTGCACCAGGGGACAAGGAAGAGAG CCAATGAAGACTCCCTTTCCAAG GGAGACATCCATGAGGATTTCTGCACTGTGTGCAGACGCAGTGGCCAGTTGCTCATGTGCGACACGTGTTCTCGTGTTTATCACCTGGACTGCCTGGATCCGCCCCTGAAAACCATTCCTAAAGGCATGTGGATCTGTCCAAAATGTCAAGATCAG ATCctgaagaaagaagaagccATTCCGTGGCCCGGCACTCTGGCTATTGTTCATTCCTACATCGCCTACAAAGAAG ctaaagaggaggagaaacagaagcTGATGAAATGGAGCGCTGAACTGAAGCTAGAGCgagagcagctggaacagagaGTCAAACAGCTCAGCAACTCTATAACG AAATGCATGGAGACCAAAAACAGCATCCTGGCTCGTCAGAAGGACATGCATCTCTCCCTGGAGAAGGTCAAGCACCTGATCCGCCTCATCCAAACCTTCAAATTCAACCGAGCTTTGTCAGAGACGGTCAAGGAGGTTGACGCCAGAGGCCGGGACGCTTCTGAGGGTCCGGCTTTCGGCTGTGAAGCCGCGCTGGGGGCTGACTGCGCAGAGAAGGCAAAGGCTGGTAGTCCACCGACTGGCGGGGACGCTGACGGGGTCAACGCACCGGAGGACAAGGACCCCAGAATGGCCGCAGACGCACGGGACACCGACAGCCAGGCGGTCCAGAAAGACGGCGTAGCCCCACCGGTAGATAAGAGCCTCGACAAAGGGGCGGAGGCAAAGGCAAAACCCGGTAACGGGGCTGCAGAAACTACCGTCCAGGTGGAGGTTGCGGCTGGAGCGGAGGTCAAGGCGGCGCCAGTGGCTGACATTCTCGTTCCCTCAGAGGTTGCTACCCCGGCCACCACCAACGGGACTGTTGTGCCGGCCCGCCCCAACGTCAGCCCTGCCGCCGCCTGCCCAGCCGCCGCTCCCCATGCCAACGCCACCAACTCTGAGAACAAGATGGCTGCCGCCAACCCTCTGGAGACGGCggtggagaagaagcaggaggaggtcaCCGACGCTGacggcagcaacaacaacagcaaaacctcAGAACCCTCCCAGAATTCTTTGCCAGCTCTTGTCAGCAATTTGGACGACAAAAAGTGA
- the phf21ab gene encoding PHD finger protein 21A isoform X6 gives MLQVDAFPPGDGVKADRSAGRLTGSMMELQMLQEALKVEIQIHQKLVAQMKQDPQNADLKKQLHELQAKITALSEKQKKVVEQLRKELLVKQEPDAKLQLHVQTPPAGGDMKPGNLLQSQQIPGGLQQTLAVTPVLTAKTIPLVLKAAAAPPGSVLPHRPPAVAMVTTAIPKPDLQNAPINLQVVSKLTNQSSEPVRLVSKNAMVVRPKPATPTNVHIAPAPPPPMMAAPQLLQRPVMLATKLSSSLPSAPPIHQVRIVNGQPCGKAGAAPLTGIVITTPVTASPARLASPAQVLGLTPILTPTPAKPIQISSLIAEPKTVKAAGGAEQKVVVSISSSSSSSPPLSLPPPRTKKEENPEKLAFMVSLGLVTHDHLEEIQSKRQERKRRTTANPVYSGAVFEPERKKSAVSYLNSPLHQGTRKRGPYDTLASRDSPGRPPKYSSVPELGCLTPTSPSSPVRPLPLPSPSSGDGDIHEDFCTVCRRSGQLLMCDTCSRVYHLDCLDPPLKTIPKGMWICPKCQDQILKKEEAIPWPGTLAIVHSYIAYKEAKEEEKQKLMKWSAELKLEREQLEQRVKQLSNSITKCMETKNSILARQKDMHLSLEKVKHLIRLIQTFKFNRALSETVKEVDARGRDASEGPAFGCEAALGADCAEKAKAGSPPTGGDADGVNAPEDKDPRMAADARDTDSQAVQKDGVAPPVDKSLDKGAEAKAKPGNGAAETTVQVEVAAGAEVKAAPVADILVPSEVATPATTNGTVVPARPNVSPAAACPAAAPHANATNSENKMAAANPLETAVEKKQEEVTDADGSNNNSKTSEPSQNSLPALVSNLDDKK, from the exons ATGCTTCAGGTGGATGCGTTTCCTCCTGGAGACGGTGTTAAG GCTGATCGATCGGCTGGCAGACTGACTGGATCCATGATGGAGCTCCAGATGTTACAGGAGGCCCTGAAGGTGGAGATCCAGATCCACCAG AAACTGGTTGCCCAGATGAAGCAGGACCCTCAG AACGCAGATCTGAAGAAGCAGCTCCACGAGCTTCAAGCCAAGATCACGGCCCTCAGTGAGAAGCAG aagaAGGTGGTGGAGCAGCTGAGGAAGGAGTTGTTGGTGAAACAGGAGCCAGATGCGAAGCTGCAGCTGCACGTCCAAACTCCTCCAGCAGGGGGTGACATGAAGCCGGGCAACCTGCTGCAGAGCCAGCAGATACCTGGAGGACTGCAGCAG ACCCTGGCGGTCACGCCGGTCCTTACCGCAAAGACTATACCTCTGGTGCTGAAAGCTGCTGCCGCCCCGCCCGGCTCCGTCCTGCCTCATCGCCCGCCCGCTGTCGCCATGGTAACCACGGCTATTCCCAAACCTGACCTGCAGAACGCTCCTATCAACCTACAGGTGGTCAGCAAGctgaccaatcagagctcaGAGCCGGTGCGACTGGTGTCAAAGAACGCAATGGTG GTCAGGCCGAAGCCAGCCACACCCACGAATGTGCACATCGCCCCGGCCCCTCCGCCCCCCATGATGGCAGCCCCCCAACTGCTCCAGAGGCCCGTCATGTTGGCCACCAAGCTGTCGTCCTCGCTGCCCTCGGCGCCCCCCATCCACCAGGTCCGCATCGTCAACGGGCAGCCATGCGGCAAGGCCGGCGCCGCCCCGCTGACGGGCATCGTCATCACAACGCCGGTGACTGCTAGCCCCGCCCGCCTCGCCAGCCCCGCCCAGGTGCTGGGCCTCACGCCCATCCTCACCCCGACCCCCGCCAAGCCCATTCAGATAAGCAGTCTGATCGCCGAGCCCAAG ACTGttaaagcagcaggaggagcagagcagaaGGTCGTCGtcagcatctcctcctcctcctcttcctctcccccgctgtctctgcctcctcccAGAACCAAGAAGGAGGAGAACCCAGAG AAACTGGCCTTCATGGTGTCTCTGGGCCTTGTGACACACGACCACTTGGAAG AGATTCAAAGCAAAAGACAGGAGCGCAAGAGGAGAACGACGGCCAACCCGGTGTACAGCGGCGCAGTGTTCGAGCCCGAG AGGAAGAAGAGTGCAGTGAGCTACCTGAACAGCCCTCTGCACCAGGGGACAAGGAAGAGAGGTCCGTATGACACACTGGCCAGTAGAGACTCTCCCG GTCGCCCACCCAAATACAGCAGCGTCCCGGAGCTGGGCTGCCTCACCCCGacctccccctccagccccgTCCGTCCCCTCCCCCTGCCCAGCCCCAGCTCTGGGGAT GGAGACATCCATGAGGATTTCTGCACTGTGTGCAGACGCAGTGGCCAGTTGCTCATGTGCGACACGTGTTCTCGTGTTTATCACCTGGACTGCCTGGATCCGCCCCTGAAAACCATTCCTAAAGGCATGTGGATCTGTCCAAAATGTCAAGATCAG ATCctgaagaaagaagaagccATTCCGTGGCCCGGCACTCTGGCTATTGTTCATTCCTACATCGCCTACAAAGAAG ctaaagaggaggagaaacagaagcTGATGAAATGGAGCGCTGAACTGAAGCTAGAGCgagagcagctggaacagagaGTCAAACAGCTCAGCAACTCTATAACG AAATGCATGGAGACCAAAAACAGCATCCTGGCTCGTCAGAAGGACATGCATCTCTCCCTGGAGAAGGTCAAGCACCTGATCCGCCTCATCCAAACCTTCAAATTCAACCGAGCTTTGTCAGAGACGGTCAAGGAGGTTGACGCCAGAGGCCGGGACGCTTCTGAGGGTCCGGCTTTCGGCTGTGAAGCCGCGCTGGGGGCTGACTGCGCAGAGAAGGCAAAGGCTGGTAGTCCACCGACTGGCGGGGACGCTGACGGGGTCAACGCACCGGAGGACAAGGACCCCAGAATGGCCGCAGACGCACGGGACACCGACAGCCAGGCGGTCCAGAAAGACGGCGTAGCCCCACCGGTAGATAAGAGCCTCGACAAAGGGGCGGAGGCAAAGGCAAAACCCGGTAACGGGGCTGCAGAAACTACCGTCCAGGTGGAGGTTGCGGCTGGAGCGGAGGTCAAGGCGGCGCCAGTGGCTGACATTCTCGTTCCCTCAGAGGTTGCTACCCCGGCCACCACCAACGGGACTGTTGTGCCGGCCCGCCCCAACGTCAGCCCTGCCGCCGCCTGCCCAGCCGCCGCTCCCCATGCCAACGCCACCAACTCTGAGAACAAGATGGCTGCCGCCAACCCTCTGGAGACGGCggtggagaagaagcaggaggaggtcaCCGACGCTGacggcagcaacaacaacagcaaaacctcAGAACCCTCCCAGAATTCTTTGCCAGCTCTTGTCAGCAATTTGGACGACAAAAAGTGA
- the phf21ab gene encoding PHD finger protein 21A isoform X12: MLQVDAFPPGDGVKQADRSAGRLTGSMMELQMLQEALKVEIQIHQKLVAQMKQDPQNADLKKQLHELQAKITALSEKQKKVVEQLRKELLVKQEPDAKLQLHVQTPPAGGDMKPGNLLQSQQIPGGLQQTLAVTPVLTAKTIPLVLKAAAAPPGSVLPHRPPAVAMVTTAIPKPDLQNAPINLQVVSKLTNQSSEPVRLVSKNAMVVQATTITSTTNTTTQPIKVPQFVPPPRLMPRPTFQPQVRPKPATPTNVHIAPAPPPPMMAAPQLLQRPVMLATKLSSSLPSAPPIHQVRIVNGQPCGKAGAAPLTGIVITTPVTASPARLASPAQVLGLTPILTPTPAKPIQISSLIAEPKTVKAAGGAEQKVVVSISSSSSSSPPLSLPPPRTKKEENPEKLAFMVSLGLVTHDHLEEIQSKRQERKRRTTANPVYSGAVFEPERKKSAVSYLNSPLHQGTRKRGPYDTLASRDSPANEDSLSKILKKEEAIPWPGTLAIVHSYIAYKEAKEEEKQKLMKWSAELKLEREQLEQRVKQLSNSITKCMETKNSILARQKDMHLSLEKVKHLIRLIQTFKFNRALSETVKEVDARGRDASEGPAFGCEAALGADCAEKAKAGSPPTGGDADGVNAPEDKDPRMAADARDTDSQAVQKDGVAPPVDKSLDKGAEAKAKPGNGAAETTVQVEVAAGAEVKAAPVADILVPSEVATPATTNGTVVPARPNVSPAAACPAAAPHANATNSENKMAAANPLETAVEKKQEEVTDADGSNNNSKTSEPSQNSLPALVSNLDDKK, translated from the exons ATGCTTCAGGTGGATGCGTTTCCTCCTGGAGACGGTGTTAAG cagGCTGATCGATCGGCTGGCAGACTGACTGGATCCATGATGGAGCTCCAGATGTTACAGGAGGCCCTGAAGGTGGAGATCCAGATCCACCAG AAACTGGTTGCCCAGATGAAGCAGGACCCTCAG AACGCAGATCTGAAGAAGCAGCTCCACGAGCTTCAAGCCAAGATCACGGCCCTCAGTGAGAAGCAG aagaAGGTGGTGGAGCAGCTGAGGAAGGAGTTGTTGGTGAAACAGGAGCCAGATGCGAAGCTGCAGCTGCACGTCCAAACTCCTCCAGCAGGGGGTGACATGAAGCCGGGCAACCTGCTGCAGAGCCAGCAGATACCTGGAGGACTGCAGCAG ACCCTGGCGGTCACGCCGGTCCTTACCGCAAAGACTATACCTCTGGTGCTGAAAGCTGCTGCCGCCCCGCCCGGCTCCGTCCTGCCTCATCGCCCGCCCGCTGTCGCCATGGTAACCACGGCTATTCCCAAACCTGACCTGCAGAACGCTCCTATCAACCTACAGGTGGTCAGCAAGctgaccaatcagagctcaGAGCCGGTGCGACTGGTGTCAAAGAACGCAATGGTG GTGCAGgccaccaccatcacctccaccaccaacaccaccacccagCCAATCAAAGTTCCTCAGTTTGTCCCTCCTCCTAGACTGATGCCTCGACCCACCTTTCAGCCACAG GTCAGGCCGAAGCCAGCCACACCCACGAATGTGCACATCGCCCCGGCCCCTCCGCCCCCCATGATGGCAGCCCCCCAACTGCTCCAGAGGCCCGTCATGTTGGCCACCAAGCTGTCGTCCTCGCTGCCCTCGGCGCCCCCCATCCACCAGGTCCGCATCGTCAACGGGCAGCCATGCGGCAAGGCCGGCGCCGCCCCGCTGACGGGCATCGTCATCACAACGCCGGTGACTGCTAGCCCCGCCCGCCTCGCCAGCCCCGCCCAGGTGCTGGGCCTCACGCCCATCCTCACCCCGACCCCCGCCAAGCCCATTCAGATAAGCAGTCTGATCGCCGAGCCCAAG ACTGttaaagcagcaggaggagcagagcagaaGGTCGTCGtcagcatctcctcctcctcctcttcctctcccccgctgtctctgcctcctcccAGAACCAAGAAGGAGGAGAACCCAGAG AAACTGGCCTTCATGGTGTCTCTGGGCCTTGTGACACACGACCACTTGGAAG AGATTCAAAGCAAAAGACAGGAGCGCAAGAGGAGAACGACGGCCAACCCGGTGTACAGCGGCGCAGTGTTCGAGCCCGAG AGGAAGAAGAGTGCAGTGAGCTACCTGAACAGCCCTCTGCACCAGGGGACAAGGAAGAGAGGTCCGTATGACACACTGGCCAGTAGAGACTCTCCCG CCAATGAAGACTCCCTTTCCAAG ATCctgaagaaagaagaagccATTCCGTGGCCCGGCACTCTGGCTATTGTTCATTCCTACATCGCCTACAAAGAAG ctaaagaggaggagaaacagaagcTGATGAAATGGAGCGCTGAACTGAAGCTAGAGCgagagcagctggaacagagaGTCAAACAGCTCAGCAACTCTATAACG AAATGCATGGAGACCAAAAACAGCATCCTGGCTCGTCAGAAGGACATGCATCTCTCCCTGGAGAAGGTCAAGCACCTGATCCGCCTCATCCAAACCTTCAAATTCAACCGAGCTTTGTCAGAGACGGTCAAGGAGGTTGACGCCAGAGGCCGGGACGCTTCTGAGGGTCCGGCTTTCGGCTGTGAAGCCGCGCTGGGGGCTGACTGCGCAGAGAAGGCAAAGGCTGGTAGTCCACCGACTGGCGGGGACGCTGACGGGGTCAACGCACCGGAGGACAAGGACCCCAGAATGGCCGCAGACGCACGGGACACCGACAGCCAGGCGGTCCAGAAAGACGGCGTAGCCCCACCGGTAGATAAGAGCCTCGACAAAGGGGCGGAGGCAAAGGCAAAACCCGGTAACGGGGCTGCAGAAACTACCGTCCAGGTGGAGGTTGCGGCTGGAGCGGAGGTCAAGGCGGCGCCAGTGGCTGACATTCTCGTTCCCTCAGAGGTTGCTACCCCGGCCACCACCAACGGGACTGTTGTGCCGGCCCGCCCCAACGTCAGCCCTGCCGCCGCCTGCCCAGCCGCCGCTCCCCATGCCAACGCCACCAACTCTGAGAACAAGATGGCTGCCGCCAACCCTCTGGAGACGGCggtggagaagaagcaggaggaggtcaCCGACGCTGacggcagcaacaacaacagcaaaacctcAGAACCCTCCCAGAATTCTTTGCCAGCTCTTGTCAGCAATTTGGACGACAAAAAGTGA
- the phf21ab gene encoding PHD finger protein 21A isoform X7: protein MLQVDAFPPGDGVKQADRSAGRLTGSMMELQMLQEALKVEIQIHQKLVAQMKQDPQNADLKKQLHELQAKITALSEKQKKVVEQLRKELLVKQEPDAKLQLHVQTPPAGGDMKPGNLLQSQQIPGGLQQTLAVTPVLTAKTIPLVLKAAAAPPGSVLPHRPPAVAMVTTAIPKPDLQNAPINLQVVSKLTNQSSEPVRLVSKNAMVVQATTITSTTNTTTQPIKVPQFVPPPRLMPRPTFQPQVRPKPATPTNVHIAPAPPPPMMAAPQLLQRPVMLATKLSSSLPSAPPIHQVRIVNGQPCGKAGAAPLTGIVITTPVTASPARLASPAQVLGLTPILTPTPAKPIQISSLIAEPKTVKAAGGAEQKVVVSISSSSSSSPPLSLPPPRTKKEENPEKLAFMVSLGLVTHDHLEEIQSKRQERKRRTTANPVYSGAVFEPERKKSAVSYLNSPLHQGTRKRGRPPKYSSVPELGCLTPTSPSSPVRPLPLPSPSSGDGDIHEDFCTVCRRSGQLLMCDTCSRVYHLDCLDPPLKTIPKGMWICPKCQDQILKKEEAIPWPGTLAIVHSYIAYKEAKEEEKQKLMKWSAELKLEREQLEQRVKQLSNSITKCMETKNSILARQKDMHLSLEKVKHLIRLIQTFKFNRALSETVKEVDARGRDASEGPAFGCEAALGADCAEKAKAGSPPTGGDADGVNAPEDKDPRMAADARDTDSQAVQKDGVAPPVDKSLDKGAEAKAKPGNGAAETTVQVEVAAGAEVKAAPVADILVPSEVATPATTNGTVVPARPNVSPAAACPAAAPHANATNSENKMAAANPLETAVEKKQEEVTDADGSNNNSKTSEPSQNSLPALVSNLDDKK, encoded by the exons ATGCTTCAGGTGGATGCGTTTCCTCCTGGAGACGGTGTTAAG cagGCTGATCGATCGGCTGGCAGACTGACTGGATCCATGATGGAGCTCCAGATGTTACAGGAGGCCCTGAAGGTGGAGATCCAGATCCACCAG AAACTGGTTGCCCAGATGAAGCAGGACCCTCAG AACGCAGATCTGAAGAAGCAGCTCCACGAGCTTCAAGCCAAGATCACGGCCCTCAGTGAGAAGCAG aagaAGGTGGTGGAGCAGCTGAGGAAGGAGTTGTTGGTGAAACAGGAGCCAGATGCGAAGCTGCAGCTGCACGTCCAAACTCCTCCAGCAGGGGGTGACATGAAGCCGGGCAACCTGCTGCAGAGCCAGCAGATACCTGGAGGACTGCAGCAG ACCCTGGCGGTCACGCCGGTCCTTACCGCAAAGACTATACCTCTGGTGCTGAAAGCTGCTGCCGCCCCGCCCGGCTCCGTCCTGCCTCATCGCCCGCCCGCTGTCGCCATGGTAACCACGGCTATTCCCAAACCTGACCTGCAGAACGCTCCTATCAACCTACAGGTGGTCAGCAAGctgaccaatcagagctcaGAGCCGGTGCGACTGGTGTCAAAGAACGCAATGGTG GTGCAGgccaccaccatcacctccaccaccaacaccaccacccagCCAATCAAAGTTCCTCAGTTTGTCCCTCCTCCTAGACTGATGCCTCGACCCACCTTTCAGCCACAG GTCAGGCCGAAGCCAGCCACACCCACGAATGTGCACATCGCCCCGGCCCCTCCGCCCCCCATGATGGCAGCCCCCCAACTGCTCCAGAGGCCCGTCATGTTGGCCACCAAGCTGTCGTCCTCGCTGCCCTCGGCGCCCCCCATCCACCAGGTCCGCATCGTCAACGGGCAGCCATGCGGCAAGGCCGGCGCCGCCCCGCTGACGGGCATCGTCATCACAACGCCGGTGACTGCTAGCCCCGCCCGCCTCGCCAGCCCCGCCCAGGTGCTGGGCCTCACGCCCATCCTCACCCCGACCCCCGCCAAGCCCATTCAGATAAGCAGTCTGATCGCCGAGCCCAAG ACTGttaaagcagcaggaggagcagagcagaaGGTCGTCGtcagcatctcctcctcctcctcttcctctcccccgctgtctctgcctcctcccAGAACCAAGAAGGAGGAGAACCCAGAG AAACTGGCCTTCATGGTGTCTCTGGGCCTTGTGACACACGACCACTTGGAAG AGATTCAAAGCAAAAGACAGGAGCGCAAGAGGAGAACGACGGCCAACCCGGTGTACAGCGGCGCAGTGTTCGAGCCCGAG AGGAAGAAGAGTGCAGTGAGCTACCTGAACAGCCCTCTGCACCAGGGGACAAGGAAGAGAG GTCGCCCACCCAAATACAGCAGCGTCCCGGAGCTGGGCTGCCTCACCCCGacctccccctccagccccgTCCGTCCCCTCCCCCTGCCCAGCCCCAGCTCTGGGGAT GGAGACATCCATGAGGATTTCTGCACTGTGTGCAGACGCAGTGGCCAGTTGCTCATGTGCGACACGTGTTCTCGTGTTTATCACCTGGACTGCCTGGATCCGCCCCTGAAAACCATTCCTAAAGGCATGTGGATCTGTCCAAAATGTCAAGATCAG ATCctgaagaaagaagaagccATTCCGTGGCCCGGCACTCTGGCTATTGTTCATTCCTACATCGCCTACAAAGAAG ctaaagaggaggagaaacagaagcTGATGAAATGGAGCGCTGAACTGAAGCTAGAGCgagagcagctggaacagagaGTCAAACAGCTCAGCAACTCTATAACG AAATGCATGGAGACCAAAAACAGCATCCTGGCTCGTCAGAAGGACATGCATCTCTCCCTGGAGAAGGTCAAGCACCTGATCCGCCTCATCCAAACCTTCAAATTCAACCGAGCTTTGTCAGAGACGGTCAAGGAGGTTGACGCCAGAGGCCGGGACGCTTCTGAGGGTCCGGCTTTCGGCTGTGAAGCCGCGCTGGGGGCTGACTGCGCAGAGAAGGCAAAGGCTGGTAGTCCACCGACTGGCGGGGACGCTGACGGGGTCAACGCACCGGAGGACAAGGACCCCAGAATGGCCGCAGACGCACGGGACACCGACAGCCAGGCGGTCCAGAAAGACGGCGTAGCCCCACCGGTAGATAAGAGCCTCGACAAAGGGGCGGAGGCAAAGGCAAAACCCGGTAACGGGGCTGCAGAAACTACCGTCCAGGTGGAGGTTGCGGCTGGAGCGGAGGTCAAGGCGGCGCCAGTGGCTGACATTCTCGTTCCCTCAGAGGTTGCTACCCCGGCCACCACCAACGGGACTGTTGTGCCGGCCCGCCCCAACGTCAGCCCTGCCGCCGCCTGCCCAGCCGCCGCTCCCCATGCCAACGCCACCAACTCTGAGAACAAGATGGCTGCCGCCAACCCTCTGGAGACGGCggtggagaagaagcaggaggaggtcaCCGACGCTGacggcagcaacaacaacagcaaaacctcAGAACCCTCCCAGAATTCTTTGCCAGCTCTTGTCAGCAATTTGGACGACAAAAAGTGA